From the genome of Pseudoliparis swirei isolate HS2019 ecotype Mariana Trench chromosome 10, NWPU_hadal_v1, whole genome shotgun sequence, one region includes:
- the LOC130200690 gene encoding sorting nexin-4-like, with product MAEDGRDESLATDDESDHTAADGSSSLTHTVMEEDSTLLRRMEICVAEAEKRNGKNTVNMQETFTVYLVETRPMDAVAEGRNQAPDSLWRRYSEFELLRNYLLVTYPYIVVPPLPEKRADFVWHKLSADNMDPDFVERRRVGLENFLLRVASHPVLSEDNILQLFLTEEHGWKEVVFETGFQAKAESRLRALSATFRVRSPDKRFMEMKHYSDELQAHTSQLLRARARVADRLYGVYKVHGNYGRVFSEWSAMEKEMGDGLQSAGHHMDAYAASIDDILEEEEHYADQLKEYLFYAEALRAVCRKHELTQFELEVASQDLDSKKQQHEELSTGVVRTFSFKGMTSKLFGQEAPEQREARLKQLEDLISEGEEDVQEKTAECDEHVERAWLDMQRFNEQKDRDLREALISYAVMQISMCKKGVQVWSNAKECFLKM from the exons ATGGCGGAGGACGGGAGGGACGAGTCTCTGGCGACTGACGACGAGTCGGACCACACCGCCGCGGACGGGAGCAGCAGCCTGACCCACACG gtgatggaggaggactcCACGCTCCTGCGCCGGATGGAGATCTGCGTTGCTGAAGCCGAGAAAAGGAACGGCAAAAACACGGTGAACATGCAGGAGACGTTCACCGTGTACCTGGTGGAAACACG GCCGATGGATGCAGTTGCAGAAGGTCGCAACCAGGCCCCGGACTCCCTGTGGAGGAGATACAGCGAATTCGAACTGCTGCGGAACTACTTGTTAGTCACCTATCCATACATCGTGGTGCCCCCTCTACCTGAGAAGAGG gccgaCTTCGTGTGGCACAAGCTGTCGGCAGACAACATGGACCCAGACTTCGTGGAGCGCCGGCGGGTCGGGCTGGAGAACTTCCTGCTCCGCGTGGCGTCACACCCGGTGCTCTCCGAAGACAACATCCTGCAGCTCTTCCTCACCGAG gaacACGGCTGGAAGGAAGTGGTGTTCGAGACTGGATTCCAGGCAAAG gccGAGTCCAGGCTCAGAGCTCTCAGCGCCACCTTCAGGGTGAGAAGTCCAGATAA acgcTTCATGGAGATGAAGCACTACAGCGACGAGCTGCAGGCACACACCTCCCAGCTGCTGCGGGCACGAGCA AGGGTGGCAGACCGTCTCTACGGCGTCTACAAGGTCCACGGGAACTACGGACGAGTCTTCAG cgaGTGGAGCGCCATGGAGAAGGAGATGGGGGACGGGCTGCAGAGCGCCGGCCACCACATGGACGC ATATGCAGCCTCCATCGATGacatcctggaggaggaggagcactacGCCGACCAGCTGAAGGAGTACCTGTTCTACGCCGAAGCTCTGCG GGCCGTGTGCAGGAAGCACGAGCTGACCCAGTTCGAGCTGGAGGTGGCCTCCCAGGACCTGGACTCCAAGAAGCAGCAGCACGAGGAGCTGTCCACCGGG GTGGTGCGGACGTTCTCCTTCAAAGGGATGACCAGCAAGCTGTTCGGCCAGGAGGCCCCGGAGCAGAGGGAGGCCCGGctgaagcagctggaggaccTGATCTCCGAGGGGGAAGAGGACGTCCAGGAGAAGACCGCCGAGTGCGA TGAGCATGTGGAGAGGGCGTGGCTTGACATGCAGCGCTTCAACGAGCAGAAGGACCGAGACCTGAGGGAGGCGCTCATCAGCTACGCCGTCATGCAGATCAGCATGTGCAAGAAG GGGGTCCAGGTGTGGAGCAACGCCAAAGAATGCTTCCTGAAGATGTGA
- the ttll12 gene encoding tubulin--tyrosine ligase-like protein 12, with translation MHLEEEEEEEEEEGGGHAERKSPAVRCKVLVTREAGLQASEPTSVYLVDHAWTYRVRGARQQLEETPGLLPRMAALVGAELHGEGAELHGEDPETLELVMQRMWKYNQTYKLSQGPPEAREPVWYLLDEFGSGLQHSDRPSCSMAPFLYAPGGPAYSVLWALEDLQEGDEATRDYTYGETDPLVRRCRLLPWIPDPLVTWCSQNNLELNALKTVEMVVDFRRNAAPPAPLILCDSPVDAVESYRFLGSIISQDLKWELNIGSITKKAQQRMFFLRQLRKFNLPGRMMVQFYTAIVESIICSSITVWHPAATAKDKCSCRASSARPRGLSAAICLPSRSCSLPGH, from the exons ATGCATctcgaagaagaagaggaggaggaggaggaggaaggaggggggcaTGCGGAGAGGAAGAGTCCTGCAGTCCGCTGTAAAGTGCTCGTGACCCGGGAGGCTGGGCTGCAGGCCTCCGAGCCCACCAG CGTGTACCTGGTGGACCACGCCTGGACGTACCGCGTGCGCGGCGCccggcagcagctggaggagacgcccGGCCTGCTGCCCAGGATGGCCGCCCtggtgggggcggagctccacggcgagggggcggagctccacgGCGAGGACCCGGAAACGCTGGAGCTGGTGATGCAGCGCATGTGGAAGTACAACCAGACGTACAAGCTGTCCCAGGGG CCCCCGGAGGCCCGGGAGCCGGTGTGGTACCTCCTGGATGAGTTTGGGTCCGGCCTGCAGCACTCGGACCGGCCCAGCTGCAGCATGGCGCCCTTCCTCTACGCCCCGGGGGGGCCGGCCTACTCGGTGCTGTGGGCCCTGGAGGACCTGCaggagggag ACGAAGCGACCCGAGACTACACCTACGGGGAGACGGACCCCCTGGTGAGGCGATGTCGCCTGTTACCGTGGATACCTGACcccctggtgacctggtgcagccagaacaacctggagctcaacgctctgaagacagtggagatggttgtggatttcaggaggaatgcagccccacccgcccctctcatcctgtgtgactcccccgtcgacgctgtggagtcctaccgcttcctgggctccatcatctcccaggacctcaagtgggagctgaacatcggctccatcaccaagaaggcccagcagaggatgttcttcctgaggcagctgaggaaattcaacctgccagggagaatgatggtacaattctacacggccatcgttgagtccatcatctgctcctccatcaccgtctggcaccctgcagccacagccaaagacaagtgcagctgcagagcatcatccgctcggccgagagggttatcggctgcaatctgccttccctccaggtcctgttcacttccaggtcactga